From the genome of Gracilimonas sp., one region includes:
- the murB gene encoding UDP-N-acetylmuramate dehydrogenase: protein MSQSFSIQENFNLSDYNTMGIAAKARYFVSVKSVEELKNLLADTRFYNTPKFIISGGSNVLFVSDYDGLVIHVDIKGISIEHEDEIQVKLNAGAGENWHQLVLYCVEKGWGGIENLSLIPGSVGAAPIQNIGAYGVELEEVFDSLEAVELETGEVKSFSKDECRFGYRDSVFKNELKGRFVIVNVRLKLQKSPTLNTSYRALSEKLEEEGIGDPSIKDISQAVIEIRQSKLPDPTEIGNTGSFFKNPVITKNQFQDLKSAYPEIPSYPDGEKVKVPAAWLIDQCGWKGKRFGDAGVHKMQALVIVNYGKATGKEIWNLAQKIQVSVKDRFGVLLTPEVNIVS, encoded by the coding sequence ATGAGCCAGTCATTTTCCATTCAGGAAAATTTTAATCTCTCCGATTATAACACAATGGGTATTGCCGCAAAGGCCCGTTATTTTGTTTCTGTAAAATCGGTTGAAGAACTGAAAAACCTGCTTGCTGACACCCGGTTTTATAACACTCCGAAATTTATAATCAGCGGGGGAAGTAATGTGTTATTTGTCAGCGATTATGATGGACTTGTTATCCATGTTGATATAAAAGGGATATCGATTGAACATGAAGATGAAATACAAGTAAAGCTGAATGCAGGAGCTGGAGAAAACTGGCATCAACTGGTTTTGTATTGTGTTGAGAAAGGATGGGGCGGAATTGAAAATCTTTCGCTGATTCCGGGGTCGGTAGGCGCGGCTCCCATTCAAAATATCGGAGCTTATGGAGTAGAGCTGGAAGAAGTGTTTGATTCCCTCGAAGCGGTTGAGCTGGAAACCGGAGAGGTAAAATCTTTCAGCAAAGACGAATGCCGTTTTGGTTACAGGGACAGTGTTTTCAAAAATGAGTTAAAAGGCCGGTTTGTGATTGTTAATGTGAGGCTGAAGCTGCAGAAATCACCGACGCTAAATACATCATACCGTGCGCTTTCAGAAAAGCTGGAAGAAGAGGGTATCGGCGACCCATCGATTAAAGATATAAGTCAGGCGGTGATTGAGATTCGCCAAAGTAAGCTTCCCGATCCTACAGAAATTGGAAATACCGGAAGCTTTTTCAAGAATCCTGTGATCACAAAAAATCAGTTTCAGGACCTGAAGTCAGCGTATCCGGAAATTCCATCTTACCCGGATGGAGAAAAAGTAAAAGTACCGGCTGCATGGCTTATTGATCAGTGCGGGTGGAAAGGAAAAAGGTTTGGCGATGCCGGGGTTCACAAAATGCAGGCTTTGGTAATTGTGAACTACGGGAAAGCTACCGGAAAGGAGATATGGAATCTGGCACAGAAAATTCAGGTTTCAGTTAAAGACAGGTTTGGTGTTCTGCTTACTCCAGAAGTAAATATTGTTTCTTAG
- a CDS encoding CNNM domain-containing protein: MDTIEDPFSLAQDSLLTFTESAAAHGLDPVVLGIQLLFLFLGLAFSAVFSGSEVALFSLSNRMQDLKQDETLGSADDRIIKMLEKPRRLLATILIGNTFANIIASVLAAVITGDIVEAYGLSEVIVFSIEVIVLTFMILILSEITPKIIAINNPMKVSRGNSAFIYSLFILLKPFAKLIADSTISLERYLPKPASKMTSEDIRTMAEVSEQEGSIKEDEREIIENVIGFGNITVREIMTSRVNIIAVALDESLQDVLTKIRGNGLSRMPLFENDLDNIVGVLYAKDVLPYLNADKKEPSLNWKTVSRKALFIPATKKLDDLLRDFQQEKTHIAIVVDEYGGTEGIVTMDDILEEIVGDITDDSGEEETLYTRFKSGIYIFDAKIDLDDMEKILESEVTAEDDDFETLGGLIYHLTESLPVVGERITYKNLELTVHSVKNNRIKKVRVKVDSPKEVQHPTE, encoded by the coding sequence TTGGATACTATCGAAGATCCTTTCAGTTTGGCTCAAGACTCTCTTCTCACTTTTACCGAAAGTGCAGCTGCACATGGTTTAGATCCTGTTGTACTTGGGATTCAGCTACTCTTCTTGTTTCTGGGATTAGCCTTCTCAGCTGTTTTCTCAGGTTCTGAGGTTGCCCTTTTCTCCTTATCTAATCGGATGCAAGATCTTAAGCAAGACGAGACGCTAGGATCAGCCGACGACCGGATCATAAAAATGCTTGAGAAGCCCCGCCGTTTGTTGGCTACGATTTTAATCGGAAATACATTTGCCAATATTATAGCTTCTGTACTGGCAGCGGTAATTACAGGCGATATTGTTGAAGCATATGGGCTCTCAGAAGTGATCGTATTCTCTATAGAGGTGATCGTATTAACCTTTATGATTTTGATTTTGAGTGAAATCACGCCAAAAATTATTGCTATCAATAACCCCATGAAAGTTTCCCGGGGAAACAGCGCATTCATTTATAGTTTATTTATACTTCTGAAACCGTTTGCGAAACTTATTGCAGACAGCACGATCAGTCTGGAGCGATATCTTCCCAAGCCAGCCAGTAAAATGACGTCAGAAGATATCCGGACTATGGCCGAGGTTAGCGAACAGGAAGGCTCTATCAAAGAAGATGAGCGTGAGATCATTGAAAATGTGATTGGTTTTGGAAATATCACCGTGCGCGAGATTATGACCTCAAGGGTGAATATAATCGCCGTTGCTCTGGATGAATCGTTGCAAGATGTGCTTACAAAAATTCGGGGAAATGGCCTTTCCAGAATGCCTCTGTTTGAGAATGACCTAGATAATATTGTGGGGGTCCTTTATGCTAAAGATGTACTGCCTTATCTGAATGCTGATAAAAAAGAGCCTTCTCTTAATTGGAAAACCGTTTCGCGTAAAGCTCTTTTTATTCCAGCTACTAAAAAACTGGATGATCTGCTGCGCGATTTTCAGCAGGAGAAAACTCATATAGCAATTGTGGTGGATGAGTATGGCGGAACCGAAGGTATTGTGACCATGGATGATATTTTGGAGGAAATCGTTGGAGATATAACCGACGATTCCGGCGAAGAAGAAACGCTATATACCCGATTTAAGAGTGGAATCTACATCTTTGATGCGAAGATTGATCTGGATGATATGGAAAAAATCCTGGAGTCTGAAGTAACCGCGGAAGATGATGATTTTGAAACACTGGGAGGTTTGATTTACCATCTCACGGAAAGCCTGCCGGTTGTAGGAGAGCGAATCACCTACAAAAACCTTGAACTCACGGTTCACTCCGTAAAAAATAACCGGATCAAAAAGGTAAGAGTGAAAGTAGATAGCCCTAAAGAAGTTCAACATCCTACTGAATAA
- a CDS encoding single-stranded DNA-binding protein, with product MSSLNKAMLIGNLGQDPEVRYTQSNTAVATLSIATSERFKDSNGEYQERTEWHRVVAWGRTAEICQQYLSKGSKVYIEGPIQTRQWEDKDGQKRYTTEIKALQMVMLDSRGNGGGGNQASGNQPQQAQNQGGGKPMSSNVELDSNFDDMDDDLPF from the coding sequence ATGAGTTCACTCAATAAAGCAATGTTAATCGGAAATCTTGGTCAAGACCCTGAAGTACGGTACACACAGTCGAATACAGCCGTGGCTACGTTAAGTATAGCTACCAGCGAACGCTTCAAAGACAGCAATGGAGAATACCAGGAACGCACAGAATGGCACCGCGTGGTTGCATGGGGAAGAACAGCTGAAATCTGCCAACAGTATTTAAGCAAAGGCTCAAAAGTATATATAGAAGGCCCGATTCAAACCCGGCAGTGGGAAGACAAAGACGGACAGAAACGATATACCACTGAGATTAAGGCACTGCAAATGGTCATGCTCGACAGCCGCGGTAATGGTGGCGGAGGAAACCAGGCAAGTGGAAATCAGCCGCAGCAAGCGCAAAATCAAGGTGGTGGAAAGCCAATGAGCAGTAATGTGGAATTGGACAGCAACTTTGATGATATGGATGATGATCTTCCATTCTAG
- a CDS encoding DUF1800 family protein yields the protein MISEEVKEDLREFPGKAKNSNQQLAGLETYSGAWTKTQAAHLVRRTHLGLKINNLNYARSFNNATDAVNALVDNAIATPLPDDPQWFSNSNSGDVQDVYDIQFRWMDAMYNGGLRERMKLFWSNHFAVSYSNMNALPEKASNSYASHMYKYWKLLHEYSFGNFKEFVSQMSKNSAMVYYLNNYNNREGQPNEDFARELMELFTLGPKDKNGNDNYSENDVAEVARAVTGWRVNDATLSGYFDESRFDSSSKTIFGVASNYDLDSVIDLIFSMKEQEVAYFISRKLYVFFVSAKPNEAVISELADYCIDQNFEIGEVLKKLLSSAHFYEENFYGCRIKSPTEIFISYLRELEITPTTQLKEYIRLRMQGLNEELLRPETVFGWAGYNPPYSDGTPGHYSWLNTNLMPSRWDNLTDIIYGYDNSGNRYEPIRLAEKISDPSNPFALAEDLAEHLLAPPLNTVGVRKIDEDFAGNPALHPSTNVAGFNSFPEYKINLAKILLGTIPWYEFTANSDQDGNLFYQETFSEAIRQYISYLQQLPAYQLI from the coding sequence ATGATTAGTGAAGAAGTCAAAGAGGACTTGAGAGAGTTCCCTGGTAAGGCAAAAAATAGCAATCAGCAATTAGCTGGGTTGGAAACATATAGTGGAGCCTGGACAAAAACACAGGCTGCACATTTGGTAAGGCGAACTCATCTTGGCTTAAAAATCAATAACCTTAACTATGCACGCAGTTTTAACAATGCCACTGACGCCGTCAATGCTTTAGTTGATAACGCGATCGCAACTCCCTTGCCCGATGACCCTCAGTGGTTTAGCAACAGTAATTCTGGTGATGTTCAGGATGTATACGATATTCAGTTTCGCTGGATGGATGCCATGTATAATGGCGGGCTTCGTGAACGCATGAAGCTATTTTGGAGCAATCACTTTGCCGTTTCTTACAGCAATATGAATGCCCTGCCTGAAAAAGCCAGCAACAGCTATGCCAGCCATATGTACAAGTATTGGAAGCTGCTTCACGAATACAGCTTTGGCAATTTCAAAGAGTTTGTATCGCAAATGAGCAAAAACTCAGCAATGGTTTATTATCTGAATAATTACAATAACCGGGAAGGTCAGCCTAACGAAGATTTCGCCCGCGAACTGATGGAGCTTTTTACTCTAGGACCAAAGGACAAAAACGGTAACGATAATTATTCAGAAAATGATGTAGCTGAGGTAGCACGAGCCGTAACAGGCTGGCGGGTAAACGATGCCACCCTCAGTGGGTATTTTGATGAAAGCCGCTTTGACAGTTCAAGCAAAACTATTTTTGGAGTAGCCAGTAATTATGATCTGGATAGTGTGATAGACCTGATCTTTTCGATGAAGGAGCAGGAAGTAGCTTACTTCATATCCAGGAAGTTGTATGTGTTCTTTGTATCAGCCAAGCCCAACGAGGCAGTTATTTCTGAACTAGCTGATTATTGCATCGATCAGAATTTTGAAATTGGTGAAGTACTCAAGAAACTTTTGAGCAGCGCTCATTTCTACGAAGAGAATTTTTATGGCTGCCGGATTAAAAGTCCAACCGAGATTTTTATCAGCTATTTAAGAGAGCTGGAAATTACTCCAACCACTCAGCTGAAGGAATATATCCGACTGCGAATGCAAGGACTGAATGAAGAGTTACTACGCCCCGAAACGGTATTTGGATGGGCTGGTTATAATCCCCCTTATTCTGATGGTACCCCTGGGCATTACTCATGGCTCAATACCAACCTGATGCCTTCAAGGTGGGATAACCTGACTGATATTATTTATGGCTATGATAATTCGGGAAACCGATATGAGCCCATTCGTTTAGCAGAAAAAATATCGGATCCTTCAAATCCATTTGCTCTTGCTGAAGATCTGGCTGAGCATCTTTTGGCTCCGCCACTCAACACGGTTGGCGTCCGGAAAATTGACGAAGACTTTGCAGGTAATCCTGCTCTCCACCCCAGCACCAACGTAGCCGGGTTTAATTCATTCCCTGAATACAAGATAAACCTTGCCAAAATCTTACTGGGAACAATACCCTGGTATGAGTTTACGGCTAACAGTGACCAGGATGGTAATCTTTTCTATCAAGAGACCTTCTCCGAAGCAATCCGGCAGTATATCTCCTATTTGCAACAACTACCGGCTTACCAGCTCATTTAA
- a CDS encoding DUF1501 domain-containing protein, whose translation MCKNDHHNPKLSHDRKGASLEDKEAHKHDHENWSRRSFLSTLGFGAIGSSMILGGMPVSTFARSKFFNRLSRANNDRVLVLIQLSGGNDGLNTIIPVENDIYYQKRPTIGIRKQDSILLSNEIGMHPAMNNLESFWGEGNMAVINNVGYSNTNRSHARATDIWTTGSGSNDVENTGWAGRFLVEDNPDFILNPPEFPLGVRIGGSATLFQSEFGNLGVTFGGASQFTQFLEQGGFYDENNVPQNDFGDSLSFARKIANSSFKYLESIQEAADNATNIGEYPNSSLAQSLAVVARLIRGGLNTKLFLVSKGGFDTHNNQGGTEGGHANLLADIANSVNAFYADLSSDNLHNKALTMTFSEFGRTLDENSSNGTDHGSSAPVMVFGPVNGGLYGNHSDLTNLDNSGDPVFSTDYRSVYTSILDDWFELGDEETDSVIDGSFGKLDFVDSTVTTPTSNTKGNGPSSFKLDQNYPNPFNPTTTISFSLASSANVKLRVYDIKGSLIRTIINERKSAGEYSIQFNASNLPSGTYLYKLETPTGTQTKKMTLIK comes from the coding sequence ATGTGTAAAAACGATCATCATAATCCAAAGTTATCCCACGACCGCAAAGGGGCAAGCCTTGAAGACAAGGAAGCCCACAAACACGATCATGAGAACTGGAGCCGCCGTAGTTTTTTGAGTACGCTTGGTTTTGGAGCTATTGGTTCTTCCATGATTTTAGGGGGAATGCCAGTCAGTACCTTTGCACGATCAAAATTTTTCAACCGGCTTTCACGTGCCAATAACGACCGTGTACTGGTACTGATTCAGCTCAGTGGAGGTAATGACGGACTCAACACCATCATCCCTGTTGAAAACGATATTTATTACCAAAAACGACCAACTATCGGTATCCGAAAGCAAGACTCTATTTTACTGAGTAATGAAATTGGGATGCACCCGGCCATGAATAACCTCGAATCATTTTGGGGTGAAGGCAATATGGCGGTGATTAATAATGTTGGGTATTCTAATACTAACCGTTCTCACGCCCGGGCTACTGATATCTGGACAACCGGCAGCGGCAGCAATGATGTCGAAAATACTGGCTGGGCCGGACGCTTCCTTGTTGAAGACAACCCTGACTTCATATTGAACCCACCTGAGTTTCCTCTTGGAGTTCGTATTGGCGGTTCTGCTACTCTTTTTCAAAGTGAATTTGGGAATTTAGGAGTCACTTTTGGAGGAGCCAGTCAGTTCACTCAATTCCTGGAGCAGGGTGGTTTCTATGATGAAAACAATGTGCCACAAAATGACTTTGGTGATTCCCTGTCTTTTGCCCGGAAAATTGCCAATTCATCATTCAAATATCTTGAATCCATTCAGGAAGCCGCCGATAACGCCACGAATATAGGTGAATATCCAAATTCATCACTTGCACAAAGCCTGGCAGTAGTTGCCCGATTAATAAGAGGTGGTTTAAATACCAAGCTGTTCCTCGTTTCCAAAGGCGGGTTTGACACTCATAATAATCAGGGAGGGACCGAAGGCGGACATGCCAACTTATTGGCCGACATTGCCAATTCTGTAAATGCTTTTTATGCAGACCTGAGCAGTGATAACCTTCATAACAAAGCTCTGACGATGACATTCTCCGAATTCGGCCGTACGCTCGATGAGAATTCCTCAAACGGAACTGATCATGGTTCTTCAGCCCCTGTAATGGTCTTTGGCCCGGTTAATGGTGGACTTTACGGCAACCACTCAGACTTAACAAACCTCGATAATTCTGGCGATCCGGTGTTTAGCACTGATTATCGATCTGTTTATACATCCATATTAGATGACTGGTTTGAATTAGGTGACGAAGAAACCGACTCCGTGATTGATGGGAGCTTTGGTAAATTGGATTTTGTGGATTCAACGGTCACTACCCCTACCAGCAACACTAAGGGTAACGGCCCTTCTTCGTTCAAACTGGATCAGAATTACCCGAACCCCTTCAATCCAACAACTACCATATCGTTTTCACTGGCAAGCTCTGCTAATGTAAAACTTCGTGTTTATGATATTAAGGGAAGCCTGATTCGAACGATAATAAACGAACGAAAATCGGCTGGTGAATACAGCATTCAGTTTAATGCGTCCAACCTGCCAAGTGGCACCTACCTGTACAAACTCGAAACTCCTACCGGTACTCAAACCAAAAAAATGACTTTAATCAAATGA
- a CDS encoding WG repeat-containing protein — translation MTYSAKQQLKPKILSLLLIALFGIVLMTGCDLVNSVAGNDDKKNNDAKTIYPVLLNSNWGFISNSGNIVMEPQFDLARDMSDGLAAVREGTLWGYVQSNPARLVIETQFTSAGDFEDGLAPVQLPGQAYGFIDETGNFVIEAQFDFAQPISEGKAAVRIDGLWGYINSDGSTLVEPRYSDARPFSDGLAAVETFDGWIYIDDKGNESINPTFQISTAGEFVDGLAPIETTEGWGFINKSGSPEITPKFEEAGRFSQGLAWFRDGDYIGFINKNEEIVVEPQFAEVKPFSENMAAIRLSNDWFYLSKNSKLISITEPFDNAESFNNGIARVQLGDDDNIRYGYIDKKGEFIWYPTR, via the coding sequence ATGACATACTCAGCAAAACAACAACTCAAGCCCAAAATACTTTCGCTGCTGCTTATCGCCCTTTTTGGCATTGTGCTGATGACCGGTTGTGACTTGGTGAATTCAGTAGCAGGAAATGATGACAAAAAAAATAATGACGCCAAAACTATTTATCCCGTCTTGCTTAATTCGAATTGGGGATTTATTTCCAATTCCGGCAATATAGTAATGGAGCCGCAGTTTGATTTAGCCAGAGACATGTCTGACGGTCTTGCTGCCGTACGTGAAGGCACTCTATGGGGATATGTGCAATCCAATCCGGCCCGACTTGTTATCGAAACCCAATTTACCAGTGCCGGGGATTTTGAAGACGGTCTTGCTCCTGTTCAGCTTCCGGGGCAGGCTTATGGTTTTATTGATGAAACCGGCAATTTTGTAATTGAGGCTCAATTCGACTTTGCTCAACCTATTTCAGAAGGTAAAGCGGCTGTTCGTATAGATGGACTTTGGGGATATATCAACTCTGATGGCAGTACTCTTGTTGAACCTCGATATAGTGATGCACGACCTTTCTCTGACGGACTCGCTGCCGTCGAAACCTTTGATGGATGGATTTACATTGATGACAAAGGCAATGAAAGCATCAATCCAACTTTCCAAATTTCCACAGCCGGGGAATTCGTTGATGGCCTTGCCCCTATCGAAACTACGGAAGGATGGGGATTCATCAATAAATCAGGAAGTCCTGAAATCACTCCTAAATTTGAAGAAGCCGGGCGCTTTTCTCAAGGACTTGCCTGGTTCAGAGATGGAGACTATATCGGCTTCATCAATAAAAATGAAGAAATTGTTGTAGAACCACAGTTTGCAGAAGTAAAGCCATTTTCTGAAAACATGGCAGCTATACGCCTTAGTAACGACTGGTTTTACCTGAGCAAAAATAGCAAGCTGATATCCATCACTGAACCCTTTGATAATGCAGAAAGCTTCAACAACGGTATTGCCCGTGTTCAGCTTGGTGACGATGACAATATCCGGTATGGTTATATCGACAAAAAAGGCGAATTCATTTGGTACCCAACCCGATAA
- a CDS encoding WG repeat-containing protein, with protein sequence MKRLLLLFTFVLLFASCDLVNSLSGNDEDNAVKLYPILVDGDWGYINQQGEIILEPQFQNADDFHDGLAAVRESWGWKYINSKGEIKIEGNFNNIRRFSGGKAAVQFDGRWGYINQSGNFVINPKFRNASRFSDGRAFVRSIDYSNYFYIDESGNRIESVDLPDNMDYVEQNEFRDGRAMVRDDDLYGYIDKSGNTIVEFKYAEARPFSNQLAAVRISNRWGFIGNNGNVSISPQFISVGDFGNGLAPARSSSNAFGYINKSGEFVISEQFQEAGTFAEERAPVMVNNKWTFIDKSGNQITTPKFDEVEPFYNGLARVTIYVPVEDEIEENYGYINKSGDYVWFPTR encoded by the coding sequence ATGAAACGTTTATTACTACTGTTCACTTTTGTACTTCTTTTTGCATCCTGCGATCTGGTAAATTCCCTATCTGGAAATGATGAAGATAATGCAGTGAAATTATATCCCATTTTAGTTGATGGTGACTGGGGATATATCAACCAGCAGGGAGAAATCATCCTTGAACCTCAGTTTCAAAACGCGGATGATTTCCATGATGGCCTAGCTGCTGTACGCGAATCATGGGGATGGAAATACATAAATTCCAAAGGGGAAATTAAAATCGAAGGCAACTTCAATAACATACGCAGATTTTCAGGAGGAAAAGCTGCTGTTCAATTCGATGGCCGGTGGGGATACATCAATCAATCCGGCAATTTTGTAATTAACCCAAAATTCAGAAATGCTTCCCGTTTTTCTGATGGCCGGGCTTTTGTACGAAGCATAGACTACTCAAACTACTTCTATATCGATGAAAGCGGAAATCGAATTGAATCGGTAGACCTTCCGGATAACATGGATTATGTGGAACAAAACGAATTTCGTGATGGCCGGGCTATGGTTCGTGATGATGATTTATACGGATATATTGACAAATCTGGTAATACTATTGTGGAGTTTAAGTATGCCGAAGCCCGCCCTTTTTCCAATCAGTTGGCCGCAGTGAGAATAAGCAACCGTTGGGGGTTTATCGGTAATAATGGTAACGTGTCCATTTCTCCTCAATTTATTAGTGTGGGTGATTTTGGAAATGGACTTGCTCCTGCCCGTTCAAGCTCCAACGCATTTGGGTATATCAATAAATCCGGAGAGTTTGTGATCAGCGAACAATTTCAAGAGGCTGGTACTTTTGCCGAAGAACGTGCTCCGGTTATGGTAAATAATAAATGGACATTCATCGATAAATCAGGTAACCAAATTACCACTCCAAAGTTTGATGAAGTAGAACCCTTTTATAATGGATTGGCAAGAGTTACCATCTACGTTCCTGTAGAAGATGAAATCGAAGAAAATTACGGTTATATCAATAAATCAGGTGATTATGTCTGGTTTCCAACCCGATAA
- a CDS encoding TspO/MBR family protein, translating into MKIPFWAKIIFGILICNAVGLAASTVTLPAISSWYTDLNKPFFNPPNWLFGPVWTVLYILMGIAMAGIWQVGFSNPKIKPALTFFGLQLFLNGLWSFLFFGLKSPLIAFIEINLLLVLIIVTFKKFREIKTWTGWLLAPYILWVSFAAILNLAIVALN; encoded by the coding sequence ATGAAAATTCCCTTCTGGGCCAAAATTATATTTGGCATCCTGATTTGTAATGCTGTTGGACTAGCTGCAAGCACCGTTACCCTGCCAGCTATAAGCTCTTGGTATACAGACTTAAATAAGCCTTTCTTCAATCCTCCAAACTGGCTATTTGGACCTGTTTGGACGGTTCTTTATATCCTTATGGGTATTGCCATGGCGGGAATCTGGCAAGTTGGGTTTTCAAATCCAAAAATAAAACCTGCCCTTACTTTCTTTGGACTGCAGCTGTTTCTGAATGGATTGTGGTCTTTTCTTTTTTTTGGTTTAAAATCTCCGCTTATTGCTTTCATCGAGATAAACCTATTACTTGTCCTGATCATTGTTACCTTTAAAAAATTCAGAGAAATTAAAACATGGACGGGTTGGCTACTGGCACCTTATATTCTTTGGGTTTCATTTGCTGCAATTCTCAATCTGGCTATTGTTGCACTTAACTAA
- a CDS encoding DUF427 domain-containing protein has protein sequence MTDLPSWAKSGQSQWEYYGQKRPKFAHKPKEGQESVWDYPRPPKIVTDSREVLVIFADKIIARSTKAFRILETASPPTFYIPPTDINSKYLSKAKGESKCEWKGEAIYWDVIVEDKKAPRAAWSYPKPFSDYYKIKSHIAFYPSKVHCYVNGEHVKPQPGGFYGGWITKEIVGPVKGESEETYL, from the coding sequence ATGACAGATCTTCCAAGCTGGGCTAAATCGGGGCAATCACAGTGGGAGTATTATGGGCAAAAGCGTCCTAAATTCGCCCATAAACCCAAAGAAGGACAGGAATCGGTATGGGATTACCCCCGCCCCCCAAAAATTGTCACGGATTCAAGAGAAGTGCTGGTTATTTTCGCTGATAAGATTATTGCCAGAAGCACGAAGGCGTTCAGGATATTGGAAACAGCAAGTCCCCCTACTTTTTACATCCCCCCGACCGATATAAACTCAAAGTATCTGAGCAAAGCTAAAGGGGAATCTAAGTGCGAATGGAAAGGTGAGGCTATTTATTGGGATGTCATTGTCGAGGATAAAAAAGCACCCCGGGCTGCCTGGTCTTACCCAAAACCTTTTAGTGATTACTACAAAATTAAAAGTCACATAGCTTTCTACCCCTCTAAAGTTCATTGCTATGTAAACGGTGAACATGTGAAGCCCCAGCCGGGTGGTTTCTACGGCGGCTGGATAACTAAAGAAATTGTAGGACCTGTAAAAGGCGAATCAGAAGAGACCTATTTGTAA